The Pantoea vagans genome includes a window with the following:
- a CDS encoding GNAT family N-acetyltransferase yields the protein MTALTLADHSWQRDDFTVSTERQRLDMDYIHQQLVEKSYWAKDQPRAKTERAFAGSLPFGVYHQQQQIGFARLVTDYTRFGWLCDVMIDENWRGHGLGSWLATCVRAHPELATVHRWMLSTNDAHQLYQRLGWRVVQDPQKLMEFPLS from the coding sequence ATGACCGCATTAACCCTTGCCGATCACAGCTGGCAGCGCGATGACTTCACTGTCTCCACCGAACGTCAGCGTCTGGACATGGACTACATCCACCAACAGCTGGTGGAAAAGTCGTACTGGGCCAAAGACCAGCCACGAGCCAAAACCGAACGCGCTTTTGCCGGCTCACTGCCGTTTGGTGTCTATCACCAACAACAGCAAATTGGCTTCGCGCGCCTGGTGACGGATTACACCCGCTTCGGCTGGCTGTGCGATGTGATGATTGACGAAAACTGGCGAGGTCATGGATTGGGAAGCTGGCTGGCGACCTGCGTGCGTGCGCACCCGGAACTCGCCACCGTACACCGCTGGATGCTCTCCACTAATGATGCCCATCAGCTGTATCAACGTCTTGGCTGGCGTGTGGTGCAGGACCCACAAAAACTGATGGAATTTCCTCTCTCCTGA
- a CDS encoding hydantoinase/oxoprolinase family protein: MGYRVGVDIGGSFTDFAVLDEQTNQIHTLKVLSRPDQPGSEILTGLAQLQQRDGIEPQHIDYFTHGTTVGINAVIQRRGVRLALFATDGFCDVLELARLKIPHIHDLFSRRPAPLISRDRVFAIKERTDRHGNVMQQVDRNSVLAAIEKARASGCQGIVVSLLHSYRNRHNEAAVKAIIDEVAPELLTSCSADIWPIIREYERTITATINAYVQPMVIHYLESFERALHTMGVQPAPRITKSNGGVMGVEQAKSECVQMVLSGTASGVIGASFLASACGFDKILSLDIGGTSADVAVIIDGQVAQGNGEIIGDFPIYIPSVAVTSVGQGGGSLAWIDKQGVLQMGPDSAGSLPGPVCFQRGGTQPTATDAFAACGMIGHGDLGYNAVKVDVAAARAAWQPLADQLGITVEETAETAIELAISSMYGDTSGLLSRFGLDPREFWFLAFGGAGPMMGCFLARELNMKGVIVPPTPGVLSALGGLVADIRNDFIRTLYSDLDNVLADRLATEAEALSQRARDWLTEQHGAQMHFTLQYSADMRYRGQSFEIEVALEPQWLAQADKVALHQAFDRQHHQLFGHFDAKAPVQIINLRLVIASPTPKPELIRLPAAEAPVEVVKYVPAWIDGASHQVAVIARSTLRAGHQLTGPVIIAQDDCTTCVPPQMQVDVDTFGNLLITPVEAN, encoded by the coding sequence ATGGGTTACCGCGTTGGCGTTGATATTGGCGGATCGTTTACCGATTTCGCCGTGCTGGATGAACAGACCAATCAGATTCATACCTTAAAAGTGCTGTCGCGTCCGGATCAGCCGGGCAGTGAAATTCTGACCGGACTGGCACAGTTGCAGCAGCGAGACGGGATTGAACCGCAGCACATTGATTACTTCACCCACGGCACCACCGTGGGTATCAACGCGGTGATCCAGCGTCGCGGTGTGCGGCTGGCGCTGTTCGCCACCGACGGTTTCTGCGACGTGCTGGAGCTGGCGCGCCTGAAGATCCCGCATATCCATGATCTCTTCTCACGCCGTCCCGCGCCATTGATTTCCCGCGATCGGGTGTTTGCGATTAAAGAGCGCACCGACCGCCACGGCAATGTCATGCAGCAGGTGGATCGCAATAGCGTGTTGGCGGCAATTGAAAAAGCTCGCGCGTCAGGTTGTCAGGGGATTGTGGTGTCGTTGCTGCACAGCTACCGCAACCGGCACAACGAAGCGGCGGTGAAAGCCATTATCGATGAGGTGGCACCCGAACTGCTCACCTCCTGTTCGGCCGATATCTGGCCGATTATTCGCGAATACGAGCGCACTATTACCGCCACCATCAACGCCTATGTGCAACCGATGGTAATTCACTACCTGGAATCATTTGAACGCGCACTGCACACCATGGGCGTGCAGCCAGCCCCGCGCATCACCAAATCCAACGGTGGCGTGATGGGGGTTGAGCAGGCCAAAAGCGAGTGCGTACAGATGGTGCTCTCCGGCACGGCATCGGGAGTGATCGGGGCCAGCTTCCTCGCCAGCGCATGCGGTTTCGACAAGATCCTCAGCCTTGATATCGGTGGGACCAGTGCCGATGTGGCGGTGATCATTGATGGGCAAGTGGCTCAGGGCAACGGGGAAATCATCGGTGATTTTCCAATTTATATTCCGTCAGTGGCCGTAACCTCGGTTGGGCAGGGTGGCGGATCGCTGGCGTGGATCGATAAGCAAGGCGTGCTGCAGATGGGGCCAGATAGCGCCGGATCGCTGCCGGGTCCGGTGTGTTTCCAACGCGGTGGCACGCAACCCACCGCCACCGATGCCTTTGCGGCTTGCGGCATGATCGGCCACGGCGATCTCGGTTACAACGCGGTGAAAGTGGATGTCGCCGCCGCACGTGCCGCATGGCAACCGCTGGCGGACCAACTGGGCATCACGGTGGAAGAGACGGCGGAAACCGCCATCGAACTGGCGATCTCCAGTATGTACGGTGACACCAGCGGGCTGTTGTCACGTTTTGGGCTAGACCCACGTGAGTTCTGGTTCCTCGCCTTTGGCGGTGCAGGGCCGATGATGGGCTGCTTCCTCGCGCGTGAACTGAACATGAAAGGGGTGATTGTGCCACCGACGCCGGGCGTGCTGTCAGCCTTGGGTGGGCTGGTGGCTGATATCCGCAATGACTTTATCCGCACGCTGTACAGCGATCTGGACAACGTACTGGCAGATCGTCTGGCTACCGAAGCGGAGGCACTGAGCCAACGTGCACGTGACTGGCTGACCGAACAGCACGGTGCCCAAATGCACTTTACGCTGCAGTACAGCGCCGACATGCGCTATCGCGGCCAGTCGTTTGAAATTGAAGTGGCACTGGAACCGCAATGGCTGGCTCAGGCCGATAAGGTTGCACTGCATCAGGCGTTTGATCGCCAGCATCATCAGCTGTTTGGCCATTTTGATGCCAAAGCGCCTGTTCAGATCATCAACCTGCGTTTAGTGATTGCCTCGCCCACGCCGAAACCTGAGTTGATTAGGTTACCCGCAGCGGAAGCCCCGGTTGAGGTGGTGAAATACGTTCCGGCCTGGATTGATGGCGCGTCGCATCAGGTGGCTGTTATCGCCCGTAGCACGCTGCGTGCCGGGCATCAGCTGACGGGTCCGGTGATTATTGCGCAAGACGACTGCACTACCTGCGTACCACCACAGATGCAGGTGGACGTGGATACCTTTGGCAACCTGCTGATCACCCCAGTGGAGGCGAACTGA
- a CDS encoding Lrp/AsnC family transcriptional regulator, producing MNGLMKLDRIDINILVQLQKDGRISNVNLADAVGLSPSPCLQRVKRLEQAGFITGYEAHINLTKITDSVTVFTEVTLSGHRREDFMKFENAVRDVDELMECHLITGGYDYLLRFITRSIEHYQEVIEKMLDAQIGIDKYFSYIVIKSPIMKSSVPLRSLISKHNPVDFGV from the coding sequence ATGAACGGCTTAATGAAACTCGACCGCATCGACATCAATATTCTGGTGCAACTACAAAAAGATGGCCGTATCAGCAACGTCAATCTCGCCGACGCCGTAGGTCTTTCGCCCAGCCCCTGCTTGCAACGGGTGAAACGCCTTGAGCAGGCGGGTTTTATCACCGGCTATGAAGCCCACATCAATCTGACCAAAATCACCGATTCCGTAACAGTTTTCACCGAAGTGACGCTTTCGGGCCATCGCCGCGAAGACTTTATGAAATTCGAAAATGCCGTGCGCGATGTGGATGAGCTGATGGAGTGCCATTTAATTACCGGCGGTTATGACTATTTGCTGCGTTTTATTACCCGCAGTATTGAGCATTACCAGGAAGTGATTGAAAAGATGCTGGACGCGCAAATCGGCATCGATAAGTACTTCAGTTATATTGTGATTAAGTCACCGATTATGAAAAGCAGCGTGCCGTTGCGCTCGTTGATTTCCAAGCATAATCCAGTTGATTTTGGTGTGTAA
- the gabT gene encoding 4-aminobutyrate--2-oxoglutarate transaminase, with protein MQNVMAEQQTYTDNGLLLDAREQNVPRGVVTAHPLVIERAKGSEVWDVEGNRYLDFVGGIGVLNVGHNHPAVVNAVTKQLGLVSHACFQVVAYPGYIELAQRLNALVGNGEAYKSVFFTSGAEAVENAVKIARAHTNRSGVIAFDGAFHGRTLLGCTLTGMSQPYKQNFGPFASEVYRLPYPNAFHGVSDDDCLKALDQLFAVQIMPERVAAIIIEPVQGDGGFLPAGANFMQALRRITEKHGIVLILDEVQTGFGRTGTMFAFQQLGITPDLVTVAKSLGGGLPISGVVGKAAIMDAPLPGGLGGTYGGNALGCAAALAVLDLLEHDNLLARSHQLGEQLNARLQQLAEKYACIGEVRGVGFMQAVEIIDFETKRPDAAMTQKILDCACQEGLLLIKCGLHRNVVRFLAPLVTTDSQLEEALHIFDIALARASGRLG; from the coding sequence ATGCAGAATGTCATGGCGGAGCAGCAAACGTATACCGATAACGGCTTGTTACTGGATGCACGTGAGCAGAATGTGCCACGTGGTGTGGTCACCGCGCATCCGTTGGTGATTGAGCGGGCGAAAGGCAGCGAAGTGTGGGATGTCGAGGGCAATCGCTATCTCGATTTTGTCGGCGGTATTGGTGTGCTCAACGTAGGGCATAACCATCCGGCAGTGGTTAATGCGGTGACGAAACAGCTCGGTCTGGTGTCGCACGCCTGTTTCCAGGTGGTGGCTTACCCAGGTTACATTGAGCTGGCGCAGCGCTTGAATGCATTAGTGGGCAACGGTGAAGCTTATAAAAGCGTGTTCTTTACCAGCGGTGCGGAAGCGGTAGAAAATGCCGTGAAGATCGCCCGCGCACACACCAACCGCAGCGGTGTGATAGCGTTTGACGGCGCATTTCACGGTCGTACGCTGCTGGGCTGCACCCTGACGGGCATGAGCCAGCCTTACAAACAGAACTTCGGACCTTTCGCGTCAGAAGTCTACCGCTTGCCCTATCCGAATGCTTTCCATGGTGTCAGTGATGATGACTGCCTGAAGGCACTGGATCAGCTGTTTGCGGTACAGATCATGCCGGAACGCGTGGCCGCCATTATTATCGAGCCGGTGCAGGGTGACGGCGGATTCCTGCCTGCGGGCGCTAACTTTATGCAGGCGCTGCGTCGTATCACGGAAAAACACGGCATCGTGTTGATTCTTGATGAGGTGCAAACTGGATTTGGACGCACCGGCACCATGTTTGCCTTCCAGCAGCTTGGCATCACGCCGGATCTGGTGACGGTGGCGAAAAGTCTCGGGGGTGGTTTGCCGATTTCAGGTGTGGTGGGTAAGGCCGCGATCATGGATGCGCCGTTACCGGGAGGCCTTGGCGGCACTTACGGCGGAAACGCGCTGGGTTGTGCGGCGGCACTGGCGGTGCTGGATCTGCTGGAGCACGACAATCTGCTGGCCCGCAGTCATCAGCTGGGTGAACAACTCAATGCGCGTCTGCAGCAGTTGGCGGAAAAATATGCCTGCATTGGTGAAGTGCGCGGCGTGGGCTTTATGCAGGCGGTGGAGATCATCGACTTCGAAACCAAACGCCCTGATGCGGCGATGACGCAAAAAATCCTCGATTGCGCCTGCCAGGAGGGACTGCTGCTGATTAAGTGCGGACTGCATCGCAACGTCGTACGCTTCCTTGCACCACTGGTAACCACAGATTCACAACTGGAAGAAGCGCTGCATATTTTTGATATTGCATTGGCGCGTGCCAGCGGTCGTCTCGGATAA